Proteins encoded within one genomic window of Nitrospira sp.:
- the tsaE gene encoding tRNA (adenosine(37)-N6)-threonylcarbamoyltransferase complex ATPase subunit type 1 TsaE, with protein MVRPAWSRGLVLSSRRETESIGRAIGRVLHEGDVLALIGELGAGKTALVHGIVSGLDAPSTVVTSPTFMLMRQYHGRLPLTHMDLYRLKSSAEAEAIGLAEVFTEDSVTAIEWADRFPNLLPSDHLEIRLTHRTFTTRSAQLIAHGVRSRLLFTRITRVLPSEKKRRDLPNPKLRGKRKASHR; from the coding sequence ATGGTTCGACCAGCTTGGTCACGCGGTCTCGTCCTCTCTTCTCGTCGTGAGACGGAGTCGATTGGAAGAGCCATTGGGCGGGTCCTTCACGAAGGGGATGTCCTTGCATTGATAGGAGAGCTGGGAGCTGGCAAGACCGCGTTAGTTCACGGAATCGTCTCTGGCCTCGATGCGCCCTCTACCGTCGTGACCAGTCCGACATTCATGTTGATGCGCCAATACCATGGGCGACTCCCCTTGACGCATATGGACCTGTATCGATTGAAGAGTTCCGCGGAAGCCGAGGCCATCGGCCTCGCTGAAGTCTTTACCGAGGACAGCGTGACGGCGATTGAGTGGGCTGACCGATTTCCGAACCTCCTCCCTTCCGACCATCTTGAAATTCGGTTGACTCATAGAACCTTTACGACTCGCTCCGCTCAGCTCATCGCGCACGGAGTACGATCCCGTTTGTTGTTCACCCGCATCACGAGAGTCTTGCCCTCCGAAAAAAAGCGCCGCGACTTGCCGAATCCTAAGCTCAGAGGAAAGAGAAAGGCTTCTCATCGATGA
- a CDS encoding LapA family protein, with protein MTRLILVGILLLLSLAFVLQNQEQEVTLRYFFGLLEASTPIYKPVMAGFAVGLLVSAILLCPPWVRSRIQLRRKTKALQQAEVDLERLRQSLEKVSGKTPAQTELEPARHFADE; from the coding sequence ATGACCCGATTGATTCTTGTCGGCATTCTCTTGCTCCTCTCACTGGCATTTGTCCTGCAAAACCAGGAGCAGGAAGTCACACTTCGCTATTTTTTTGGCCTACTCGAGGCTTCAACACCAATTTATAAACCCGTCATGGCCGGGTTTGCCGTGGGCCTTCTGGTTTCCGCTATTCTCCTGTGTCCTCCTTGGGTGCGCAGCCGTATTCAGCTGCGCCGAAAGACCAAAGCCTTGCAACAAGCCGAGGTAGACCTGGAGCGACTTCGACAATCACTGGAGAAGGTGTCGGGAAAGACTCCCGCCCAAACAGAGTTGGAACCCGCGAGACATTTCGCTGATGAGTGA
- the mutS gene encoding DNA mismatch repair protein MutS, which yields MSDTTLSPLMRQFRDIKQGYPDAILFFRVGDFYEMFYEDALEASRLLSIALTSRDKNSPHPIPLCGVPYHSATGYIAKLLQAGRLVALCEQVEDPKSAKGLVRREVVRLYTPGTLVDTEFLIPGELNYLASIASYPDADFGDCLGLAYLEVSTGEFSVMECRGPQAVGQVLNELARLDARELIFPTGSDRRRLGWVKEITGPRLCERPSASFEPHHASRVLTTHFRCHSLEGVGCQGLTAAVGAAGAVLDYFRETQPAVPLDHIRRLVIRRNSEVMHLDGTTIRNLELLKPVVANERASATDPFTLLSVLDHTVTAMGCRLLRQWLVMPLMRCDLIQARLDAVEELKETLFVRTALRRALREVQDIARLGTRITLGLAGPRELLALKQSLAALPEIFAQLTSLRSRLLSESLGTWDGAQDLYDLIEEAIRPDAPPSLRDGNIIKEGYAPAIDGLRKASKEGKEWIASLESKERERTGIESLKVRYNQVFGYYIEITKANLSRVPPDYIRKQTLVNAERFTTAELQELEERVIGADVKLLASEQEAFIALRSRLATEAHRLDKMATLLALVDVLAGLAETAALYRYAKPTVTDGGDITVREGRHPVVERLCHDSVFVPNDTTLNLESDRLLIMTGPNMAGKSTYLRQVALIVLMAQVGSFVPAAEAHIGVVDRIFTRVGASDNLAGGQSTFMVEMVETAHILRNATQRSLLLLDEIGRGTSTYDGLSLAWAIAEYIHDCTRLGARTLFATHYHEMTQLESQRSGIKNYRVAVQECNGDIVFLRKIVAGKADRSYGIHVAKLAGLPPEVVGRAQAVLSQLERPESASPVSTSVPLQQHAQTLPQPHPLIEEVKQIDLFSITPLDALNRLAELQRIARTDTTEPSVGQ from the coding sequence ATGAGTGACACAACGCTTAGTCCTCTCATGCGTCAGTTTCGAGACATCAAGCAGGGATACCCTGACGCAATTTTATTTTTTCGTGTCGGGGATTTTTACGAGATGTTTTATGAAGACGCGCTGGAAGCCTCCAGACTCCTCTCTATTGCATTAACCTCTCGCGACAAGAACAGCCCGCACCCAATCCCACTCTGCGGTGTCCCGTATCATTCGGCCACGGGGTACATTGCAAAGCTACTACAAGCCGGACGTTTGGTCGCCTTGTGCGAGCAAGTGGAGGATCCCAAATCTGCCAAGGGACTTGTGCGGCGTGAAGTCGTCCGACTCTATACGCCAGGTACTCTGGTGGACACCGAGTTCTTGATCCCAGGAGAGCTCAACTATCTCGCCTCCATTGCCAGCTACCCCGATGCTGATTTCGGAGACTGCCTCGGCCTCGCGTACCTTGAGGTATCGACCGGAGAGTTCTCCGTGATGGAGTGTCGAGGACCACAAGCAGTCGGCCAGGTTTTGAACGAACTGGCTCGGCTCGACGCTCGGGAGCTGATCTTCCCAACAGGCTCCGACCGTCGCCGCTTAGGATGGGTGAAAGAGATCACTGGCCCGCGGTTATGCGAACGCCCATCTGCCTCATTTGAACCACACCATGCGTCGCGTGTATTGACGACCCATTTCCGCTGTCATTCGCTTGAAGGGGTAGGTTGTCAGGGACTTACGGCTGCTGTCGGCGCTGCCGGTGCGGTGCTGGATTATTTCCGTGAAACGCAACCCGCCGTGCCTTTGGATCATATCCGTCGTCTCGTCATTCGTCGCAATAGCGAAGTGATGCATCTGGATGGGACGACCATTCGGAATTTAGAACTCCTGAAACCGGTGGTTGCCAATGAGCGTGCATCCGCGACGGATCCCTTCACACTCTTGTCCGTGTTGGACCATACGGTTACCGCGATGGGATGTCGGCTGCTGCGTCAGTGGTTGGTGATGCCTCTCATGCGCTGTGATCTGATCCAAGCACGTCTTGATGCGGTTGAGGAGCTCAAGGAGACCTTGTTCGTCCGAACTGCTTTGCGCAGGGCGTTGCGGGAGGTTCAGGACATCGCACGATTGGGCACACGTATCACGCTTGGGTTGGCAGGGCCACGAGAGCTGCTGGCGTTGAAACAATCTCTCGCAGCCCTGCCGGAGATCTTCGCCCAGCTCACTTCACTTCGCAGCCGACTTCTAAGTGAATCTTTAGGGACTTGGGATGGGGCTCAGGATCTGTACGATCTAATTGAAGAAGCCATCCGCCCGGATGCCCCACCCTCTTTACGCGATGGCAATATCATTAAGGAGGGTTACGCCCCTGCTATCGACGGACTTCGAAAGGCCAGCAAGGAAGGCAAGGAATGGATTGCCTCCCTGGAAAGCAAAGAACGCGAACGAACAGGTATTGAGTCGTTGAAGGTTCGTTACAATCAGGTATTTGGGTATTACATCGAGATTACCAAAGCGAACCTGAGCCGTGTGCCACCAGACTATATTCGGAAGCAGACACTCGTCAATGCAGAACGGTTTACAACTGCGGAGCTCCAGGAACTAGAAGAGCGTGTGATTGGTGCCGACGTGAAACTCCTTGCGTCCGAGCAGGAGGCTTTCATCGCGCTGCGCTCCCGGCTGGCAACAGAAGCCCATCGACTGGATAAAATGGCGACGCTCCTGGCTCTAGTCGATGTCCTGGCAGGTTTAGCCGAGACAGCAGCACTCTATCGCTACGCAAAGCCAACGGTTACGGACGGCGGGGATATCACGGTCAGAGAGGGCCGACATCCCGTCGTGGAGCGGCTCTGTCATGATTCTGTTTTTGTGCCGAACGACACGACGCTGAATCTTGAATCTGATCGACTCCTCATCATGACAGGTCCCAATATGGCAGGGAAAAGCACCTACCTTCGGCAGGTCGCGTTGATTGTTCTGATGGCTCAGGTTGGGAGCTTCGTGCCAGCAGCAGAGGCGCACATCGGTGTGGTCGATCGTATTTTCACCCGGGTCGGTGCGTCCGACAATCTGGCGGGCGGACAGAGCACGTTCATGGTTGAAATGGTGGAGACCGCCCATATTCTAAGGAACGCAACGCAACGGAGCTTGCTCTTACTTGACGAGATTGGTCGTGGAACGAGTACCTACGATGGGCTCAGCCTTGCCTGGGCCATTGCGGAATATATCCATGACTGTACCAGGCTCGGTGCGCGCACCCTCTTTGCCACGCACTATCACGAAATGACTCAATTAGAGTCTCAACGCAGTGGAATCAAGAACTACCGCGTGGCCGTCCAGGAATGCAATGGGGATATCGTGTTTCTGAGAAAGATCGTTGCCGGTAAGGCCGATCGCAGTTATGGCATTCACGTGGCCAAACTCGCAGGGCTTCCCCCGGAGGTAGTTGGTCGCGCTCAAGCAGTCTTGTCGCAGCTTGAACGACCTGAGTCTGCCTCTCCCGTCTCGACCTCGGTTCCGTTACAACAACATGCCCAAACTCTTCCTCAGCCTCACCCACTGATAGAAGAGGTGAAGCAAATCGATCTGTTTTCAATAACGCCACTCGATGCCCTCAATCGCCTCGCTGAGCTGCAACGGATAGCCAGAACAGACACGACCGAACCATCAGTCGGTCAATAA
- a CDS encoding insulinase family protein, with product MYRKVILNNGIRLVTERIPTVKSVTIGLWVNAGSRDERPEEAGYSHFIEHMLFKGTASRSATDISREIDALGGEMNAFTTRETTTFYVKVLDQHLPQALDLLSDLFLHSRLSQKEIEKEKQVVLEEIRMVQDDPEDLIQELHTKLMMGTHPLSRPILGKASTIVQIRRQDLLDYIDRHYRSEDIVIAVAGNFDQRKLEKTITRLFGRHQGARETISRKRWPPELGGGVVLKQKPLEQVHLCVGLQGIAAGHKDRYVIYALNSVLGGSVSSRLFQEIREKRGLSYSIYSFLSGYSDSGTVTVYAGTRAGEVERVLALVGREIQKMARLGMTREELKRTKEQMKGGLMLSLESSHSRMNKLAKDELITGTHASLEEMISEIDAVTEQQVSRVARSLFTTENMALTGLGPLSARQVATLKKQLPVSMAS from the coding sequence TTGTACCGCAAGGTCATCCTCAATAACGGGATTCGCTTGGTCACCGAGCGAATCCCGACCGTGAAATCCGTCACCATCGGTCTCTGGGTAAATGCCGGTTCCCGTGACGAGCGTCCCGAAGAAGCTGGGTATTCTCATTTCATCGAGCATATGCTGTTCAAGGGAACGGCGTCACGGTCGGCAACGGACATCTCCCGTGAAATCGACGCACTCGGCGGAGAAATGAACGCGTTTACCACGCGAGAGACGACGACCTTCTATGTCAAGGTTCTCGATCAACATCTGCCCCAGGCTTTGGATCTTCTCTCGGACCTGTTCTTGCACTCTCGCCTGAGCCAGAAGGAAATTGAAAAAGAGAAACAGGTTGTGCTCGAAGAAATTCGCATGGTCCAAGATGATCCTGAGGATCTCATTCAGGAGTTGCACACCAAGTTGATGATGGGTACCCATCCCTTGAGCCGCCCAATCCTTGGAAAGGCATCCACCATCGTACAGATCCGTCGACAAGACCTCCTTGACTACATCGATCGACACTACCGTTCAGAAGACATTGTCATTGCTGTCGCTGGAAATTTTGACCAACGGAAGCTTGAGAAAACGATAACCCGCCTGTTTGGGCGCCATCAGGGGGCGAGAGAAACCATTTCTCGAAAACGTTGGCCTCCGGAATTAGGTGGTGGTGTCGTCTTGAAGCAGAAACCCTTGGAACAGGTTCATCTCTGTGTAGGACTCCAGGGGATTGCCGCCGGACACAAGGATCGATATGTGATCTATGCCCTCAACAGCGTCTTAGGTGGGAGTGTGAGCTCACGGCTGTTCCAGGAAATCAGAGAAAAACGCGGTTTATCGTACTCAATCTATTCATTCCTGTCGGGGTATTCCGATAGCGGTACCGTCACCGTGTATGCGGGAACCCGTGCCGGGGAAGTTGAGCGTGTCCTAGCTCTGGTCGGACGAGAAATTCAAAAAATGGCCAGGTTGGGAATGACCAGGGAAGAGCTCAAACGGACCAAGGAGCAGATGAAAGGCGGTCTGATGCTGAGTCTGGAGAGTTCACATAGCCGCATGAACAAACTGGCAAAGGATGAACTGATCACCGGCACGCACGCATCTTTAGAGGAAATGATTTCAGAGATTGATGCAGTGACGGAACAACAGGTCAGCCGAGTCGCACGCAGTCTCTTTACTACCGAGAACATGGCCTTGACCGGGTTGGGCCCGCTCTCCGCCCGCCAGGTCGCAACATTGAAGAAACAGTTACCAGTCTCAATGGCCTCATAG
- the pnp gene encoding polyribonucleotide nucleotidyltransferase produces MIHVVELEVAGRTLRLETGRVAKQADGSIWASYGDTVILATAVSAQTAKPGTDFLPLTVDYQEKAYAAGKIPGGYFKREGRPAEKEVLTSRLIDRPLRPLFPEGFYFETQVIASVLSADKTGSSDVIGITAASAALAVSNIPFNGPVAGVKIGYIKGQLVVNPDLEAMEQSDLHLVVAGTADAVMMVEAGANELPEQTMLQALELAHSEIKKIVRKIDELAKKVGRVKRTVAEESIDPALQAEIKSLVAQPIRDAIMISNKTARQERLDQILAETLRKLQKPEDSSRERHIKLVFHQLEYTEVRKMILEKQSRADGRGPSDIRPITCEVGALPRAHGSAIFTRGETQSLAVVTLGTTDDEQRIDALEGEYTRTFMLHYNFPPFSVGEARPLRSPGRREVGHGALAERALKPVIPTKDVFPYTLRIVSEILESNGSSSMATVCGGTLAMMDAGVPIKELVAGIAMGLIKEGDDVIILSDILGLEDHLGDMDFKVCGTKNGVTALQMDIKIGGITTNLMHQALEQARSGRLHILNRMSNALPEPRTDLSPFAPRIYTMKVKQDKIRDIIGQGGKTIRGIQADCGVKVSVEDSGIVTIASSDGASLQKAKDIINRLTEEVEVGKVYLGTVRKIMDFGAFVEVLPGTDGLVHISQLAHHRVKSVSDEVAEGDQIQVKVLEIDKQGKIRLSRKETIPAPTAGNAPDPAGG; encoded by the coding sequence ATGATACATGTTGTCGAATTAGAAGTTGCCGGTCGTACGCTTCGGCTCGAAACCGGTCGGGTCGCAAAACAGGCCGACGGGTCGATTTGGGCCTCGTACGGTGATACGGTGATCCTTGCCACCGCGGTGTCGGCGCAAACTGCCAAACCCGGAACCGATTTTCTTCCTTTAACGGTCGACTATCAGGAAAAGGCCTATGCGGCCGGCAAGATTCCAGGGGGCTATTTCAAGCGAGAAGGCCGACCTGCAGAAAAGGAGGTCTTGACCAGCCGATTGATCGATCGTCCTCTCCGTCCGCTCTTCCCTGAAGGATTTTATTTTGAGACCCAGGTTATTGCGTCTGTTCTTTCTGCCGATAAGACCGGTTCTTCTGACGTGATCGGTATTACCGCCGCCTCCGCTGCACTGGCTGTTTCTAATATCCCGTTCAATGGTCCGGTTGCCGGAGTGAAGATCGGCTACATTAAAGGGCAGCTGGTCGTCAATCCGGACCTCGAAGCCATGGAACAGAGTGACCTCCACCTGGTGGTTGCCGGTACTGCCGATGCGGTCATGATGGTTGAGGCGGGCGCCAATGAGCTTCCTGAACAAACCATGCTGCAGGCGCTGGAATTAGCTCACAGCGAGATCAAGAAGATTGTTCGGAAGATTGATGAATTGGCGAAAAAAGTTGGACGGGTGAAGCGAACGGTTGCGGAGGAGTCGATCGATCCTGCCCTGCAGGCCGAAATTAAATCTCTCGTGGCCCAGCCGATTCGTGATGCCATTATGATTTCCAATAAGACTGCTCGGCAGGAGCGACTGGATCAGATCCTTGCAGAGACTCTTCGGAAGCTCCAGAAGCCGGAAGATTCTTCGCGCGAGCGGCATATCAAGCTCGTCTTTCATCAGCTGGAGTACACGGAAGTTCGGAAAATGATCTTGGAAAAACAATCACGGGCCGACGGACGAGGTCCATCCGATATCCGACCGATTACCTGTGAGGTCGGGGCATTGCCGCGTGCACATGGTTCAGCAATCTTTACCAGGGGAGAGACCCAGAGTCTGGCGGTCGTGACGTTAGGGACGACGGATGATGAACAGCGGATTGATGCGTTAGAGGGAGAGTACACCCGCACGTTCATGCTGCATTACAATTTCCCACCCTTCAGCGTCGGTGAAGCGCGGCCGCTCCGCTCACCAGGGCGACGCGAGGTTGGTCATGGAGCATTGGCTGAACGGGCGTTGAAGCCAGTGATTCCCACGAAGGATGTCTTTCCATACACCTTGCGCATTGTTTCGGAGATTCTTGAATCCAATGGGTCTTCATCGATGGCCACGGTCTGTGGGGGAACGTTGGCGATGATGGACGCCGGGGTTCCGATCAAGGAGCTGGTCGCCGGTATTGCCATGGGGCTCATCAAGGAAGGGGACGACGTCATTATCTTGTCCGACATTCTCGGCCTTGAAGATCACTTGGGTGATATGGACTTCAAAGTATGCGGGACGAAGAACGGAGTGACGGCGCTTCAAATGGATATCAAGATCGGTGGGATTACGACCAACTTGATGCACCAAGCGTTGGAACAAGCTCGATCGGGGCGTCTCCACATTCTGAACCGCATGTCGAACGCACTTCCGGAGCCGCGAACCGACCTCTCACCCTTTGCACCTCGTATCTATACGATGAAGGTCAAGCAGGATAAGATCCGGGACATTATTGGCCAGGGTGGGAAGACGATCCGTGGGATTCAAGCGGATTGTGGGGTCAAGGTCAGTGTGGAGGACAGTGGCATTGTCACGATCGCGTCCTCGGACGGGGCATCCTTGCAAAAGGCCAAGGACATCATCAACCGTTTGACTGAGGAAGTCGAAGTCGGCAAGGTGTATTTGGGGACTGTGCGAAAGATCATGGATTTTGGTGCCTTCGTCGAGGTCTTGCCGGGAACGGATGGGCTCGTGCACATTTCTCAGCTTGCCCATCATCGTGTGAAGTCTGTGTCCGATGAGGTGGCGGAGGGGGACCAAATTCAGGTCAAAGTACTTGAGATTGATAAGCAGGGGAAAATCCGCCTCAGTCGGAAAGAAACCATCCCTGCACCGACCGCAGGCAACGCTCCAGATCCAGCGGGTGGGTAA
- the rpsO gene encoding 30S ribosomal protein S15, which translates to MALLKEAKAALIQQYQQHEKDSGSPEVQIAVLTNRITYLTEHFKTHKKDHHSRRGLLQLVGRRRRLLDYLRGVEDARYRAIIDRLGIRK; encoded by the coding sequence ATGGCGTTATTGAAGGAAGCAAAAGCAGCACTCATTCAGCAATATCAACAGCACGAGAAGGATTCCGGTTCCCCGGAGGTCCAAATAGCAGTCTTGACGAATCGAATCACCTATCTAACCGAGCATTTCAAGACGCACAAGAAGGATCATCACTCGCGGCGCGGGTTATTACAATTAGTCGGGCGACGGAGGCGATTGTTGGATTACCTTCGCGGCGTGGAAGACGCTCGGTACCGGGCAATTATCGATCGACTTGGTATACGCAAGTAA
- the truB gene encoding tRNA pseudouridine(55) synthase TruB, with the protein MTSRATALGQKEIRDGVLIVHKETGWTSHDVVARVRAILRDSKVGHAGTLDPSATGVLPILVGRATRIAEYLVNWDKEYRAQLRLGEATDTQDATGQVLARTDLTGVTETDLQTVLTGFRGPQRQLPPMYSAVKVGGQRLYKAARAGKTIDRAERSIVVHELELVSFDGRDAILRVVCSKGTYVRTLCADIGQALGVGGHLFALERRRVGPLLIEQALTIAQLASHCEANTLGSQFLSLDELLFDFPTVVVNEEQAQRVLHGAPLSPVVGEGALSQVGAGIVRLKNEAGRLLAIGTHDRTGLGAIRVRKVLNLSSH; encoded by the coding sequence ATGACCAGTAGAGCGACAGCGCTTGGACAAAAGGAGATTCGGGACGGCGTCCTTATTGTGCACAAAGAAACAGGGTGGACGTCGCACGATGTCGTTGCAAGGGTTCGAGCCATTTTGAGAGACAGCAAAGTTGGCCATGCCGGAACATTAGATCCGAGTGCCACCGGAGTCCTTCCGATTCTTGTGGGTCGAGCCACCAGAATCGCGGAATATCTAGTCAATTGGGACAAGGAGTACCGAGCTCAGTTGCGACTTGGAGAAGCGACTGACACGCAGGATGCAACGGGTCAAGTGCTGGCCAGAACTGATCTAACCGGAGTCACCGAAACCGATCTTCAAACCGTGCTCACGGGCTTTCGGGGTCCTCAACGGCAACTACCGCCGATGTACTCTGCGGTGAAGGTTGGGGGACAACGGCTGTATAAGGCCGCCAGGGCTGGTAAGACGATTGATCGTGCTGAGCGATCCATCGTCGTCCATGAATTGGAGCTGGTGTCCTTTGATGGCCGGGATGCAATTTTGCGCGTCGTCTGCTCAAAGGGCACGTATGTGCGTACGTTGTGTGCCGATATTGGTCAGGCATTAGGTGTCGGCGGGCACCTGTTTGCTCTGGAACGGCGCCGTGTGGGGCCACTCTTGATCGAGCAGGCCTTGACGATCGCCCAACTCGCTTCTCACTGTGAGGCGAACACTCTCGGGTCGCAGTTTCTTTCGCTTGACGAGCTCCTCTTTGATTTCCCCACAGTGGTTGTCAATGAGGAACAGGCACAACGGGTCCTACACGGAGCACCCCTATCCCCGGTGGTTGGTGAAGGGGCTCTCTCTCAGGTGGGAGCTGGCATTGTGCGACTCAAGAATGAGGCGGGGCGTCTGTTGGCGATTGGAACCCATGACCGGACAGGTCTGGGGGCGATCAGAGTACGGAAAGTATTAAATCTCTCGAGTCATTAA
- the rbfA gene encoding 30S ribosome-binding factor RbfA, which translates to MSKTTYKRADRVADQIRMEVADILMRKIKDPRVHDVTVTDVELTGDLRIAHVFVTTMERGEGEREVFAGLSKASGFVRAELGRRLSLRYLPDIIFKKDVSGIRGDRIHQLLAGLHGDVEPRPLQDDPSKEPSASGS; encoded by the coding sequence ATGTCAAAGACAACCTACAAACGGGCTGATCGAGTGGCCGATCAGATTCGCATGGAAGTGGCCGATATCCTCATGCGAAAAATCAAAGACCCGCGGGTGCATGATGTTACGGTCACGGACGTTGAGCTTACGGGGGACCTACGCATCGCTCATGTGTTCGTCACGACCATGGAACGGGGCGAGGGTGAGCGAGAGGTCTTTGCAGGGCTGTCAAAGGCGAGCGGATTTGTGCGGGCAGAATTAGGGCGCCGTCTCTCACTCCGCTATCTCCCCGATATCATTTTCAAAAAAGATGTGAGCGGAATACGCGGCGATCGAATTCACCAGCTATTGGCCGGATTGCACGGCGATGTAGAGCCGCGGCCACTCCAGGACGATCCCAGTAAGGAACCGAGTGCATCAGGATCTTAA
- a CDS encoding DUF503 domain-containing protein gives MVVGLCTVELFIAESQSLKDKRQVLQGLKTRLRNKFNLSVAEVDGQDLWQKAVLAMACVASEGRFVSQVMEQALNVIKSMPVVEVIRTQQELL, from the coding sequence ATGGTGGTGGGGCTCTGTACGGTCGAGTTGTTTATCGCGGAGAGTCAATCGCTGAAGGACAAGCGACAAGTCCTGCAGGGACTCAAAACCCGGTTGCGAAATAAATTCAACCTCTCTGTAGCCGAAGTGGATGGCCAAGATCTCTGGCAGAAAGCCGTTCTTGCAATGGCCTGTGTGGCAAGTGAGGGGCGTTTTGTGAGTCAAGTCATGGAGCAGGCGCTGAACGTGATCAAGAGCATGCCGGTTGTCGAGGTTATCCGTACTCAACAGGAATTGCTCTAG